Proteins from a genomic interval of Deltaproteobacteria bacterium:
- a CDS encoding FmdB family transcriptional regulator yields MPIYEYRCEACGNVSEMLVFSGQPEVKCPSCGSKNLTKLISSSSSFTGSYSSRLPGPNDTACCGFRPGDAPNCSGPGSCCGKV; encoded by the coding sequence ATGCCGATCTATGAATACCGATGCGAGGCCTGCGGAAATGTCAGCGAGATGTTGGTATTTTCCGGTCAGCCTGAGGTGAAGTGTCCGTCCTGCGGATCTAAAAATCTCACAAAATTGATATCCTCAAGCTCATCCTTTACCGGCTCTTACAGCTCAAGACTCCCGGGTCCAAATGATACGGCCTGCTGCGGCTTCAGGCCCGGAGATGCCCCGAACTGTTCAGGGCCCGGGTCCTGCTGCGGAAAGGTTTAG
- a CDS encoding ATP-binding protein, producing the protein MVMSGKGGVGKSTISINLAIGLSLENYYVGLLDVDLHGPNIPKMLGIEKGELQQRPDGTVGPVYYSPNLKFMSIEPLLPQKDSAVIWRGPLKTSAIRQFIYEIEWGKLDYLVIDAPPGTGDEPMTVAQTIPDAYAVVVTTPQEVSLLDVRKSINFCKQVKMPVLGIVENMSGMICPHCGKAIDIFKKGGGEKLAEELDIPFLGRIPVDPRIVTTGDAGRPIIASYPNSHTADAFQKLGRNVIDATQTLVEENKEMKKEG; encoded by the coding sequence ATGGTGATGAGCGGTAAGGGCGGTGTAGGGAAAAGTACTATATCCATAAATCTGGCAATAGGGCTTTCCCTTGAAAATTATTATGTTGGCCTCCTGGATGTGGATCTTCACGGACCTAACATTCCCAAAATGCTGGGTATTGAAAAGGGAGAGCTGCAGCAGCGGCCGGATGGCACGGTTGGCCCTGTTTACTACTCGCCCAACCTGAAGTTCATGTCTATAGAACCCCTTTTACCCCAAAAAGACTCTGCGGTCATATGGCGTGGACCCCTCAAGACATCTGCTATAAGGCAGTTTATTTACGAAATTGAGTGGGGAAAGCTCGACTATCTGGTAATTGACGCGCCGCCAGGGACGGGTGACGAGCCAATGACCGTGGCCCAGACCATACCCGACGCCTATGCAGTGGTGGTAACTACGCCCCAGGAGGTATCATTACTGGATGTCAGAAAATCCATAAACTTCTGTAAACAGGTCAAGATGCCGGTCTTAGGCATTGTAGAAAACATGAGCGGCATGATTTGTCCGCATTGCGGCAAGGCTATAGACATTTTCAAAAAAGGCGGGGGAGAGAAACTGGCTGAAGAGTTGGATATCCCCTTTCTCGGACGTATACCTGTTGATCCGAGAATCGTCACTACAGGGGATGCCGGACGGCCGATTATTGCCTCATATCCCAACAGCCATACGGCAGACGCCTTTCAAAAACTGGGAAGAAACGTAATCGATGCCACACAGACATTAGTTGAAGAGAATAAAGAAATGAAAAAAGAGGGATAA
- a CDS encoding (4Fe-4S)-binding protein, whose protein sequence is MKEILILSGKGGTGKTTMVGSLAALVPNKVLADCDVDAADLYLLLDPKIKKETEFWSGVTAEVDPSLCTACGTCEELCQFDAIKTIESAEIDPLSCEGCGVCAEFCPEKAINLKDNLCGSWFISDTDYGPMVHAQLGIGEENSGKLVSLVKKEARALAEKTNAEWILVDGSPGIGCPVIASLAGADLILVVTEPTTSGLHDLNRVVDLAGHFKIPACVCINKWDLNREIAEKIRETCLERQITMLGLIPFDPDAVSSVVAGRPLVENSDGPGAMAIREIWKKLEKVNLDKRTK, encoded by the coding sequence ATGAAAGAGATCCTGATCTTGAGCGGCAAAGGTGGGACCGGAAAAACCACAATGGTTGGTTCTCTGGCAGCACTCGTGCCCAACAAAGTCCTGGCAGACTGTGACGTGGATGCTGCAGATCTGTACCTGCTGCTTGATCCAAAAATAAAAAAGGAAACAGAATTCTGGTCCGGCGTGACTGCAGAGGTAGATCCGTCATTATGTACGGCATGCGGGACCTGTGAAGAGCTCTGCCAGTTTGATGCCATAAAAACCATCGAATCAGCGGAGATTGATCCCTTATCCTGTGAAGGATGCGGAGTCTGTGCCGAGTTTTGCCCGGAAAAGGCCATAAACCTGAAGGACAATCTGTGCGGTTCGTGGTTTATTTCAGATACTGATTACGGGCCGATGGTCCATGCTCAACTTGGCATCGGGGAAGAAAATTCCGGAAAGCTGGTCAGCCTGGTGAAAAAAGAGGCCCGCGCCCTTGCCGAGAAAACGAATGCCGAATGGATATTGGTTGACGGGTCACCCGGTATCGGCTGTCCTGTGATAGCCTCTCTTGCTGGTGCAGACCTGATACTCGTGGTTACGGAGCCGACAACATCCGGACTCCATGACCTCAACCGCGTAGTAGACCTTGCGGGACACTTCAAGATACCTGCATGCGTATGCATAAATAAATGGGACCTGAACCGGGAAATCGCAGAAAAGATCCGTGAGACTTGTTTAGAGAGGCAGATTACCATGCTGGGGCTGATTCCATTCGATCCCGATGCAGTGTCCAGCGTGGTTGCTGGCAGACCACTGGTAGAAAACTCAGACGGGCCGGGTGCCATGGCTATCAGAGAGATCTGGAAAAAACTGGAAAAAGTTAACCTTGATAAGAGGACAAAGTAA
- a CDS encoding (4Fe-4S)-binding protein — translation MKLAVASGKGGTGKTTVSVSLALAAKGPVQLLDCDVEEPNAHIFLRPSIEQKRRCTLVVPKVIENKCTYCGKCRDICRFNAITVFKEIIMTFPELCHSCRGCFLICPEDALAETEREVGFVEKGHANGISFVQGRLRVGEAMSPPLIKAVKAEAQDPSECLVILDSPPGTSCPVIATVNDADYTLLVTEPTPFGLHDLKLAVGMLRKLKRPFGVILNRSDMGNEDAETWCRREDIPVHLKIPFDRRIAEGYARGEPLIAGRPDLRNSFESLLKELAQ, via the coding sequence ATGAAACTTGCAGTGGCAAGCGGCAAGGGTGGGACCGGAAAGACCACGGTCTCAGTGAGCCTGGCCCTGGCAGCCAAAGGGCCTGTCCAGCTCCTGGACTGCGATGTGGAGGAACCAAATGCCCATATCTTTTTGCGGCCTTCGATAGAACAGAAAAGGCGATGTACCCTCGTAGTACCAAAAGTAATTGAGAATAAATGTACATATTGCGGCAAGTGCCGTGACATATGCAGATTCAATGCCATTACGGTCTTCAAAGAGATCATAATGACCTTTCCGGAGCTCTGCCACTCCTGCCGGGGCTGCTTTCTGATCTGCCCTGAGGACGCTCTGGCTGAAACAGAACGGGAAGTCGGGTTTGTCGAAAAGGGCCATGCCAACGGAATATCTTTTGTGCAAGGCAGATTGAGGGTAGGTGAAGCCATGTCCCCTCCTCTCATAAAGGCGGTAAAGGCAGAGGCGCAAGACCCGTCCGAATGCCTGGTTATCCTGGATTCTCCGCCGGGCACATCGTGTCCGGTGATCGCCACCGTGAATGATGCAGACTATACACTGCTTGTTACCGAGCCAACGCCCTTCGGCCTTCATGACCTCAAGCTGGCAGTGGGAATGCTCAGAAAGCTTAAGCGTCCCTTTGGTGTGATCCTTAACCGCTCAGATATGGGGAATGAAGATGCTGAGACATGGTGCAGGCGGGAAGATATACCCGTACATCTGAAAATTCCGTTCGATCGCAGGATTGCCGAAGGTTACGCCAGGGGAGAGCCCCTTATCGCAGGCAGGCCGGACCTGCGCAACAGCTTCGAGTCCTTGCTGAAGGAGCTTGCGCAATGA
- a CDS encoding dinitrogenase iron-molybdenum cofactor biosynthesis protein, giving the protein MKIAISATGKDLSSAIDPRFGRAGYFVIVDTETGNIVNVIDNLAAQGAFQGAGINAATLVAESGAQAVLTGQVGPKAFEVLHASGIKVISNVDGTVGEAIEQYRKGEIPSPDEGPGVEVFFGKTYGMPFGGRGMGGGCRGRGIAGGGRGMGGGCRGRGIAGGGRGMGGGCRGRGIAGGGRGMGGGMGKDKDTER; this is encoded by the coding sequence ATGAAAATAGCGATCAGTGCAACAGGAAAAGACCTGTCTTCTGCAATAGACCCCAGGTTTGGAAGGGCCGGGTATTTCGTAATAGTTGATACGGAAACAGGAAACATTGTCAATGTTATCGATAACTTGGCAGCCCAGGGTGCCTTCCAGGGAGCAGGCATTAATGCCGCCACCCTTGTAGCCGAATCGGGTGCCCAGGCGGTCTTGACAGGGCAAGTAGGGCCAAAGGCCTTTGAGGTCCTTCATGCAAGTGGAATCAAGGTGATATCAAACGTAGACGGAACGGTCGGTGAAGCCATAGAACAATATAGAAAAGGGGAAATTCCATCACCTGACGAAGGCCCCGGTGTTGAGGTATTTTTCGGCAAAACCTATGGTATGCCGTTTGGCGGCCGCGGAATGGGCGGAGGATGCAGAGGCCGTGGGATAGCCGGAGGCGGCCGCGGAATGGGCGGAGGATGCAGAGGCCGTGGGATAGCCGGAGGCGGCCGCGGAATGGGCGGAGGATGCAGAGGCCGTGGGATAGCCGGAGGCGGCCGCGGAATGGGCGGAGGCATGGGCAAAGACAAAGACACAGAACGTTAA
- a CDS encoding pyridine nucleotide-disulfide oxidoreductase, translating into MGKRIVVIGGVACGPKSAARAKRLDPGCEIILLEKGGEISYGACGLPFYLEGEVKEIKELINTPVGVPRDVNFFRAVKGVEARVNTEAVEIDRNRKVVKIRDLVEGKEEDLPYDNLVIATGSRPVRPPLPGIDLDGIHCLKTLGDGQAIKKAIEGSKRKKAVIVGAGLIGLECVESLLKAGFETHVIEKLPFVLPALLDEEMAIPLMKHLQAKGVFLHCNDGVARFEDDGQGRVSRVVTEKNAIEADLVILAIGFRPNIELAQKAGLEIGKYGIKVDSHLRTSDPSIYAGGDCIESRNIVTGMPCYAPMGSTANKHGRIIGNNLSGWNSTFSGVCGTGVCRILGFNVARTGLTERDAVNLGYNVLTTLSPGPDRPHYMKGCGLIHLKLIAEAYSGRLLGVQILGHGEVLSRVDTIAALLAKAGTIDDLSEIDMAYAPPFSPAMDNVIVAANIIQNKRDSVARAYSPAEVKAKLDAGEDFILLDVRTPKELEVLSLPYDNVVHIPLGKVRERAGELPMDKEIVCLCKLSLRGYEAARMLIGQGFEEDNIKFLDGGIVAWPYEKIVGS; encoded by the coding sequence ATGGGCAAGAGAATAGTTGTGATCGGGGGTGTGGCCTGTGGTCCCAAGTCTGCAGCTCGAGCCAAACGCCTGGATCCTGGCTGCGAAATTATACTCTTGGAAAAGGGCGGAGAGATTTCTTACGGTGCCTGCGGTCTTCCATTTTATCTTGAGGGCGAGGTAAAGGAAATCAAGGAATTAATCAATACTCCTGTCGGAGTTCCCAGGGATGTGAACTTTTTCAGGGCCGTAAAGGGAGTAGAGGCAAGGGTCAATACAGAGGCCGTAGAGATCGACAGGAATCGTAAAGTCGTTAAAATAAGGGATCTGGTTGAAGGAAAGGAAGAAGACCTGCCTTACGATAACCTTGTCATTGCCACCGGAAGCAGACCGGTCCGTCCCCCCCTGCCGGGAATAGACCTGGATGGAATACATTGTCTCAAGACCCTTGGTGATGGTCAGGCCATCAAGAAGGCCATAGAAGGTTCAAAAAGAAAAAAGGCAGTGATTGTAGGGGCCGGATTGATAGGCCTGGAGTGTGTTGAGTCCCTGCTTAAAGCAGGTTTTGAGACCCATGTGATTGAAAAGCTGCCCTTTGTGTTGCCTGCCCTGTTGGATGAAGAGATGGCCATACCTCTTATGAAGCATCTCCAGGCCAAGGGTGTTTTTCTTCATTGCAACGACGGGGTGGCAAGGTTTGAGGACGACGGCCAGGGCAGAGTATCCAGGGTGGTGACGGAAAAAAATGCTATCGAGGCAGACCTTGTGATTCTCGCAATCGGTTTCAGGCCAAATATTGAGCTTGCCCAAAAAGCAGGGCTTGAAATTGGGAAATATGGAATAAAAGTGGATTCTCACCTACGTACTTCCGATCCGAGTATCTATGCCGGAGGCGATTGCATTGAGTCCCGTAATATCGTCACAGGCATGCCCTGCTATGCACCCATGGGATCCACTGCTAATAAGCACGGCCGGATCATCGGCAATAACCTTTCAGGATGGAACAGCACCTTCTCCGGGGTATGCGGGACAGGTGTATGCAGAATACTGGGATTTAATGTGGCCAGAACAGGGCTGACCGAAAGGGATGCAGTCAACCTCGGCTATAATGTCCTTACCACTCTCAGCCCGGGGCCTGATCGCCCGCACTATATGAAGGGCTGCGGGCTTATTCATCTGAAATTGATTGCAGAGGCATACTCAGGGCGCTTGCTGGGAGTACAGATACTTGGTCATGGAGAGGTGCTCTCCCGGGTTGATACTATTGCAGCGCTTCTTGCCAAGGCCGGCACCATTGATGATCTCTCGGAGATCGATATGGCCTACGCACCTCCTTTCTCTCCAGCGATGGACAATGTCATCGTGGCGGCGAATATTATACAGAACAAACGGGATTCCGTAGCCAGGGCCTATTCGCCGGCAGAGGTAAAGGCCAAGCTCGATGCCGGGGAGGACTTTATTCTCCTTGATGTCCGCACCCCAAAGGAATTAGAGGTCTTGAGCCTGCCCTATGACAACGTAGTGCATATCCCCCTGGGGAAGGTAAGGGAGCGGGCCGGGGAGCTTCCTATGGATAAAGAGATAGTATGTCTGTGCAAGCTTTCGTTGCGAGGCTATGAAGCGGCCAGGATGTTAATAGGGCAAGGCTTTGAAGAAGACAATATAAAGTTTCTTGACGGAGGAATAGTTGCCTGGCCTTATGAAAAGATAGTAGGAAGTTAG
- a CDS encoding dinitrogenase iron-molybdenum cofactor biosynthesis protein, with the protein MKLAISATGKDLDSMIDPSFGRANYFVIVDSESGNIVKVIDNTAAQDAAGGAGINAATIVAGSGAQTVLTGQVGPNAFEVLQADGIKVISNVSGTVREAVVQYRKGTISSPDEGPGVTVHPGQTTGGLGRGIAGGGRGMGGGGGMGRGMGKKPKR; encoded by the coding sequence ATGAAACTCGCGATCAGCGCAACAGGAAAAGACCTGGATTCCATGATAGATCCCAGTTTCGGTAGGGCTAATTATTTTGTAATTGTGGACTCAGAGTCAGGAAATATAGTCAAGGTAATCGACAACACGGCTGCACAAGATGCCGCAGGTGGAGCCGGCATAAATGCAGCCACCATTGTGGCCGGATCAGGTGCTCAGACAGTCCTGACAGGCCAGGTAGGACCAAATGCCTTTGAAGTCCTCCAGGCAGATGGAATCAAGGTGATATCAAATGTGAGCGGAACAGTGAGAGAAGCAGTAGTGCAATATAGAAAGGGGACAATTTCATCACCGGACGAAGGTCCCGGAGTTACGGTACATCCAGGTCAAACCACTGGAGGTCTAGGTCGCGGAATAGCTGGCGGCGGACGCGGCATGGGCGGAGGCGGCGGCATGGGCCGCGGCATGGGTAAAAAGCCAAAGAGATAG
- a CDS encoding ATP-binding protein has product MAEQNKVIKKSLSLIKHKFLVMSGKGGVGKTSVAVNLAIALSKKGAKVGLMDIDLHGPDIPRMLGLKGLLEVSADKRMVPKAYSDNLEVVSIECMTKDKDRAVIWRGPLKLHVIRQFISDVHWGKLDYLIIDSPPGTGDEPLTVAKTIPDAKAIIVTMPQELSLGDVRKSINFCKTLKMQVFGLIENMSGFVCPHCGKPVDIFGSGGGSKTALAMNIPFLGRIPLDPKMVQSADTGESYMEKYPDSEVTKAYNRIVAKIMEGA; this is encoded by the coding sequence ATGGCCGAACAGAATAAAGTCATCAAAAAATCTCTGTCTTTAATCAAACACAAGTTTCTGGTCATGAGCGGCAAGGGGGGCGTTGGCAAGACAAGCGTTGCCGTTAATTTGGCGATTGCCCTTTCAAAAAAAGGGGCAAAAGTCGGCTTGATGGATATAGATCTCCATGGTCCGGACATTCCAAGGATGCTTGGTCTTAAAGGGCTTCTTGAGGTGAGCGCAGATAAGCGAATGGTACCCAAGGCTTATTCAGACAACCTGGAAGTGGTCTCCATCGAATGCATGACCAAAGATAAAGACCGGGCTGTCATCTGGCGCGGGCCTTTGAAGTTGCATGTTATCCGGCAGTTCATCTCCGACGTGCATTGGGGAAAGTTGGACTATCTCATTATCGATTCACCGCCTGGGACAGGCGATGAGCCACTCACTGTCGCCAAGACTATTCCAGATGCCAAGGCAATCATCGTGACCATGCCCCAGGAGTTATCATTAGGCGACGTCAGAAAATCGATCAATTTCTGCAAGACCCTTAAGATGCAAGTCTTTGGGTTGATAGAAAACATGAGCGGTTTTGTGTGTCCCCACTGTGGCAAACCTGTTGATATTTTTGGTTCCGGGGGCGGTTCGAAAACAGCTCTGGCTATGAATATTCCCTTCTTGGGCCGGATTCCGTTGGACCCCAAAATGGTGCAGTCCGCTGATACTGGAGAATCCTATATGGAGAAATATCCGGATTCAGAAGTAACTAAAGCTTATAACCGGATTGTAGCGAAAATTATGGAGGGGGCATAA
- a CDS encoding desulfoferrodoxin, producing the protein MNFAEIIKAGKDEGNEKHVPCIEIDKGHKSRKDIIHVIVGHDTPHPNTVEHHIAWIELYGMKKDNDQVISLGRARWAPVYSNPNVRFQINQIGDFKSFHALAYCNIHGLWGNSLEVGK; encoded by the coding sequence ATGAATTTCGCAGAAATCATAAAGGCGGGCAAGGATGAAGGAAATGAGAAACATGTACCTTGCATTGAGATCGACAAGGGACATAAATCAAGAAAAGATATCATTCATGTAATTGTGGGTCATGATACGCCTCACCCCAACACGGTTGAACACCACATTGCATGGATCGAGCTTTATGGAATGAAAAAAGACAATGATCAGGTGATCAGTCTGGGTCGTGCCCGCTGGGCTCCTGTCTATAGCAATCCTAATGTCCGGTTTCAGATTAACCAGATCGGGGATTTTAAGTCTTTCCATGCCTTGGCGTACTGCAATATCCATGGTTTGTGGGGAAATTCCCTCGAGGTCGGGAAATAG